In Sphingobacterium zeae, one genomic interval encodes:
- a CDS encoding TonB-dependent receptor domain-containing protein gives METELIVNMVKGFNIIAGYAYNKAYSINTNADIDGLRQWTGPAQTVNLWVNYAFQATALQGFSIGAGGNYNSKAYISQSRQYGEFHIPEYVVMNAVAGYDIKRFRISFKVDNLTNKLYWGSYVNQMMPRRFSANLAVKL, from the coding sequence ATGGAAACAGAATTGATTGTCAACATGGTCAAAGGTTTCAATATTATTGCTGGATATGCTTACAATAAAGCTTACTCCATAAATACAAATGCCGATATCGATGGATTACGTCAGTGGACGGGACCAGCGCAAACTGTCAATTTATGGGTAAACTATGCATTTCAGGCTACAGCCTTACAGGGATTCTCAATTGGTGCAGGTGGTAATTATAATAGCAAAGCCTACATCAGTCAATCGCGTCAGTATGGTGAATTTCATATTCCGGAATACGTGGTCATGAATGCTGTGGCGGGTTATGACATCAAAAGATTTCGGATAAGCTTTAAAGTGGACAACCTCACAAATAAGCTATACTGGGGTAGTTACGTCAACCAAATGATGCCTAGGCGTTTTTCCGCTAATTTAGCCGTAAAACTTTAA
- a CDS encoding TonB-dependent receptor encodes MKPPINFNFFNPIGIFFILVMILLSHKAFCQAAAVRGTIKSQTGERMPFVTVSLSESKKTVQTDNNGDYSFTTLQAGNYIISAKYLGANMESKQITLLNGQEMVVDFVLSLKERVLDGIEISGYRRFGKKESEQVAKLPLKNLENPQVYNVVPKEILQEQVIVTYNDVLKNVTGVSQGLVNGSNSFYMRGFENNSFIRNGIQDRKDNSLEVANIEHIEVLKGPSATLFGNSLTSFGGLINRVTKKPFDIAKGEISYTLGGFDLNRITADINTPLVKDAGLLMRTNIAYHDEGNYMDAGFTKRLFIAPSLLYKVNDRLTISIDAEIYQQKANDFHRLFPEMSFTKKSTESLGINWKRYYHGNDLTESKPSVSIYAEAAYQLSAKWKSQTLISQTKHSSVGYRVWNEIMQDSVNRNIRYSNSNYNSIEIQQNFTGDFELAGHRNRLVVGLDYYNARSNENFIIAYPFDRIGLKGKDPAYTHISKATVDAFLATLNPIRTISEQSTYSAYFSDVFNITHNFLAMASLRIDHFASGGSYDLAADTVTGKFSQTNLSPKLGLVYQLIPDKISLFGNYMNGFANNGPAIQPDGARTVFKPSNANQWEAGLKLNLLDGKLNSTISYYDIKVNDILRPDPTRNGFTIQDGGQISSGHGNRIDCQHGQRFQYYCWICLQ; translated from the coding sequence ATGAAACCACCGATCAATTTTAACTTTTTTAATCCCATAGGGATTTTTTTTATTTTAGTTATGATTTTATTGTCCCATAAAGCATTCTGCCAAGCAGCAGCAGTGCGTGGTACAATAAAATCACAAACTGGGGAACGAATGCCATTTGTAACGGTGTCGCTTTCGGAAAGCAAAAAAACAGTCCAAACTGACAATAATGGAGATTACAGCTTTACCACATTACAAGCTGGAAATTATATAATCTCTGCCAAATATTTGGGCGCAAACATGGAGTCAAAACAAATCACATTACTTAATGGTCAGGAAATGGTGGTAGACTTTGTATTAAGTCTAAAAGAAAGGGTACTTGACGGCATCGAAATCTCGGGATACCGCAGGTTTGGAAAGAAAGAATCCGAACAGGTAGCAAAGTTACCTTTAAAAAATTTGGAGAATCCCCAAGTATACAATGTTGTGCCCAAGGAAATTTTGCAGGAACAGGTCATCGTGACGTACAATGATGTGCTAAAAAATGTAACCGGTGTGAGCCAGGGTCTGGTCAATGGAAGCAACTCTTTTTATATGCGCGGTTTTGAGAACAACAGTTTCATTAGGAATGGCATCCAGGATAGAAAAGATAATAGTTTGGAAGTCGCTAATATTGAACACATCGAAGTATTGAAAGGCCCGTCGGCCACCTTATTTGGAAATAGTTTGACCTCGTTTGGTGGATTGATTAACCGGGTGACAAAGAAACCTTTCGACATAGCTAAGGGGGAGATTTCATATACATTGGGCGGATTCGACCTGAATAGAATTACTGCCGACATTAACACCCCCCTGGTAAAAGATGCTGGACTTCTGATGCGCACAAATATTGCTTACCACGATGAAGGCAATTACATGGATGCAGGTTTTACCAAACGTCTTTTTATTGCACCATCTCTCTTGTATAAAGTAAATGATCGTTTAACAATTTCGATCGATGCGGAGATCTATCAACAGAAAGCAAATGACTTCCATCGCCTATTTCCCGAAATGTCATTCACAAAAAAAAGCACAGAAAGCTTGGGAATCAACTGGAAGAGATATTATCATGGGAACGACCTAACGGAATCTAAACCATCCGTTAGCATTTATGCTGAAGCCGCTTATCAATTGTCAGCTAAGTGGAAGTCACAAACGCTGATCTCGCAAACAAAACACTCCAGTGTTGGCTACCGCGTATGGAATGAAATTATGCAGGACAGTGTGAATAGAAACATCCGATATAGTAACTCAAATTATAATAGTATTGAAATTCAACAAAATTTCACTGGAGACTTTGAGCTTGCCGGCCATCGCAACCGTTTGGTAGTGGGGCTGGATTATTATAACGCCCGATCCAATGAAAACTTCATTATTGCCTACCCGTTCGACCGTATCGGTCTAAAAGGAAAAGATCCAGCTTATACTCATATTTCGAAAGCTACTGTAGATGCATTTTTAGCCACACTAAATCCCATACGTACAATCAGTGAACAAAGTACTTATAGCGCCTACTTTTCTGATGTTTTTAATATAACTCATAATTTTTTGGCCATGGCGAGCCTTCGCATTGACCACTTTGCATCTGGGGGCTCATACGATCTGGCGGCTGATACGGTTACCGGAAAGTTTAGCCAAACAAATCTTTCGCCGAAATTGGGACTCGTGTACCAGCTTATACCAGACAAAATATCTTTATTTGGAAATTACATGAACGGATTCGCAAACAATGGTCCTGCTATACAGCCCGATGGTGCACGAACGGTTTTTAAGCCAAGCAATGCTAATCAATGGGAAGCTGGTCTCAAACTTAATTTGCTTGATGGCAAATTAAACTCGACAATAAGTTATTATGATATTAAAGTGAACGATATCCTCAGACCTGATCCCACCCGCAATGGTTTCACTATACAGGACGGGGGACAAATCAGTAGCGGACATGGAAACAGAATTGATTGTCAACATGGTCAAAGGTTTCAATATTATTGCTGGATATGCTTACAATAA